The proteins below are encoded in one region of Palleronia sp. LCG004:
- a CDS encoding MBL fold metallo-hydrolase, producing MKEAKMDILSKVSPSTGTGSPRVVGFYEPVSGSCQYIAICEATRKAALIDVVLNFDAAAARTSTDHAQWALDYLDREGLELEWILDTHPHADHLMASAWLKAQTGRPTAIGEKVRDIAGLWREIYHMPDAFDPDADFDRLFAHGDTFRVGECDGRVMLSPGHTLGSVTYVIGDAIFAHDTFMQPDVGTARCDFPGGSARDLYASLTAILDHPDGHRIFIGHDYGTDGRDEPAWESTVAEQKASNKHLGGGIPEDEYVEIRETRDATLGLPKQMLHALQVNLRGGRLPEPEADGHSYFKIPANRF from the coding sequence ATGAAAGAGGCGAAGATGGACATCCTGTCGAAAGTCAGCCCCTCCACCGGCACCGGCTCCCCCCGTGTGGTGGGATTCTACGAACCGGTTTCGGGATCGTGCCAGTACATCGCCATCTGCGAGGCGACGAGGAAGGCCGCGCTGATCGATGTCGTCCTGAACTTCGACGCGGCGGCCGCGCGGACCTCGACGGACCACGCGCAATGGGCGCTCGACTATCTCGACCGCGAGGGGCTGGAGCTCGAATGGATCCTCGACACGCACCCCCATGCCGACCACCTGATGGCCTCGGCCTGGCTCAAGGCGCAAACCGGGCGGCCTACGGCCATTGGCGAGAAGGTACGAGACATCGCCGGCCTCTGGCGCGAGATCTACCACATGCCCGACGCCTTCGACCCCGATGCCGATTTCGACCGGCTCTTCGCCCATGGCGATACGTTCCGGGTGGGGGAATGCGACGGACGTGTCATGCTCTCGCCCGGCCATACGCTCGGCTCCGTGACCTATGTCATCGGCGACGCGATCTTCGCCCACGACACGTTCATGCAGCCCGATGTCGGCACCGCGCGCTGCGACTTCCCCGGCGGCTCGGCGCGGGATCTCTATGCGTCGCTGACGGCGATCCTCGATCATCCGGACGGGCACAGGATCTTCATCGGCCACGATTACGGCACGGACGGCCGTGATGAGCCCGCCTGGGAGAGTACCGTGGCCGAGCAGAAAGCGTCGAACAAGCATCTGGGTGGCGGCATCCCCGAGGACGAATATGTCGAGATCCGCGAAACGCGCGACGCGACGCTCGGTCTGCCCAAGCAGATGCTCCACGCTCTTCAGGTCAATCTGCGCGGCGGCCGCTTGCCGGAACCCGAGGCCGACGGGCACAGCTATTTCAAGATCCCGGCGAACAGGTTCTGA
- a CDS encoding sulfate permease: MIRTLRRYLPILDWGRRYDGATFGNDALAALIVTIMLIPQSLAYALLAGLPAEAGIYASIAPIMLYAIFGTSRSLAVGPVAVVSLLTATAVGQVAEQGTAGYAAAALTLAGLSGGFLVILGVFRMGMLANFLSHPVIAGFITASGILIAASQLRHILGIEAGGHTLIEMFASIVSNLDQIHPATMAIGIPASAFLFWVRRGMKPALLRLGAGPTLADILTKAGPVLAVIVTTLAVWALSLDRAGVAVVGDVPQGLPPFTLPGLSPDLVRQLLIPAILISIIGFVESVSVAQTLAAKRRDRIDPDQELIGLGAANLGAAFTGGYPVTGGFARSVVNDDAGAATPAAGAFTAAGLALAAAFLTPLVFYLPNATLAATIIVAVLGLVDLSILRRTWAYSRGDFAAVAITILLTLGAGVEIGVATGVAVSLLLHLVKTSKPHVAEVGLVPGTHHFRNVDRHNVETDPHLLTLRIDESLYFVNARFLETLVQDRVSEGCALRHVVLMCPAVNDIDFSALESLEAVNRRLTELEIGFHLSEVKGPVMDRLETTHFLDALNGRVFLSQYDAWSALAGLPSKSAAE; encoded by the coding sequence ATGATCCGCACGCTGCGCAGATACCTCCCCATTCTGGATTGGGGCCGCCGCTACGACGGGGCCACGTTCGGAAACGATGCGCTGGCGGCCTTGATCGTGACGATCATGCTGATCCCGCAATCGCTGGCATACGCGCTGCTGGCCGGATTGCCCGCCGAGGCCGGGATCTACGCCTCCATCGCGCCCATCATGCTCTATGCGATCTTCGGCACGTCGCGGTCGCTGGCCGTCGGGCCGGTTGCGGTGGTGTCGCTTCTGACCGCCACGGCGGTGGGGCAGGTCGCCGAACAGGGGACGGCCGGCTATGCCGCCGCGGCATTGACGCTCGCGGGGCTGTCGGGCGGGTTTCTCGTGATCCTCGGCGTCTTTCGCATGGGGATGCTTGCGAATTTCCTGAGCCATCCCGTCATCGCGGGGTTCATCACCGCCTCCGGCATCCTGATCGCGGCCTCGCAGCTGCGCCACATTCTCGGGATCGAGGCCGGGGGGCACACCCTGATCGAGATGTTCGCGTCGATCGTCTCCAATCTGGATCAGATCCATCCGGCCACCATGGCCATCGGGATTCCGGCCTCCGCTTTTCTCTTCTGGGTGCGGCGGGGCATGAAACCGGCGTTGCTGAGGCTGGGTGCCGGTCCGACGCTTGCCGATATCTTGACGAAGGCCGGGCCGGTGCTGGCCGTCATCGTGACCACTTTGGCGGTCTGGGCGCTGTCGCTCGATCGGGCGGGCGTGGCCGTCGTGGGGGACGTGCCGCAGGGCCTGCCGCCCTTCACCCTGCCGGGCCTGTCACCCGATCTGGTCCGCCAGCTCCTGATCCCGGCGATCCTGATCTCGATCATCGGCTTCGTGGAATCCGTTTCCGTCGCCCAGACGCTGGCCGCAAAGCGACGCGACCGGATCGATCCGGACCAGGAGCTGATCGGCCTCGGCGCGGCGAACCTGGGTGCGGCCTTCACCGGCGGCTACCCGGTGACCGGCGGCTTCGCCCGTTCGGTCGTGAACGATGATGCCGGTGCCGCAACGCCCGCGGCCGGGGCCTTCACTGCCGCTGGACTGGCGCTCGCCGCGGCGTTCCTGACACCGCTTGTCTTCTATCTGCCGAACGCCACGCTGGCAGCCACGATCATCGTCGCGGTTCTGGGCCTCGTGGACCTGTCGATCCTGCGTCGCACATGGGCCTATTCCAGGGGTGACTTTGCCGCCGTCGCCATTACGATCCTCCTGACGCTCGGGGCCGGGGTCGAGATCGGCGTGGCGACCGGCGTCGCCGTTTCGCTGCTCCTCCATCTCGTGAAGACCTCGAAGCCCCACGTGGCCGAGGTGGGCCTCGTTCCCGGCACGCATCACTTCCGCAACGTCGACCGACACAATGTCGAAACCGACCCGCATCTTCTGACCCTGCGGATCGACGAAAGCCTCTATTTCGTCAACGCGCGGTTCCTCGAGACGCTGGTCCAGGACCGCGTCAGCGAAGGATGCGCGCTCCGCCACGTGGTCCTCATGTGCCCGGCGGTGAACGACATCGACTTCTCGGCGCTCGAAAGCCTCGAGGCGGTGAACCGGCGTCTCACCGAACTCGAGATCGGCTTTCATCTCAGCGAGGTGAAAGGCCCCGTCATGGACCGGCTCGAGACGACGCATTTCCTCGACGCGCTGAACGGCCGCGTCTTCCTCAGCCAGTACGACGCCTGGTCCGCGCTTGCCGGGCTCCCTTCGAAATCCGCAGCAGAATGA
- a CDS encoding DsbA family protein, with protein MPTRRSILAAAGAALVLPSFARAQENQLTVDEVLYDPDAPILANPDGDVTVIEFFDYQCPFCWEAHPMLKSVAEADQGVRLVLKDWPVFGAPSVRAAQLGLGSVELDEYRAVNETLMNLEGRLSIERVEEAVTQHVPAERAMASYRDDRSRWDGLMQRNQMQAAAFGFRGTPSFVVGTTLFGGAIDRETLEAAIAATRRG; from the coding sequence ATGCCGACACGTCGTTCGATCCTCGCCGCCGCAGGCGCGGCCCTTGTCTTGCCGAGCTTTGCCCGCGCGCAGGAGAACCAGCTCACCGTGGACGAGGTCCTCTACGATCCCGACGCACCTATCCTCGCCAATCCCGACGGCGACGTCACGGTGATCGAGTTCTTCGACTATCAATGCCCCTTCTGCTGGGAGGCACATCCCATGCTGAAGTCCGTGGCGGAAGCTGATCAGGGCGTGAGGCTCGTCCTCAAGGACTGGCCGGTCTTCGGTGCCCCCTCGGTCCGCGCGGCACAACTCGGACTTGGATCCGTCGAGCTCGACGAATACCGCGCGGTCAATGAGACACTGATGAATCTGGAGGGGCGGCTCAGCATCGAGCGTGTCGAGGAAGCGGTCACGCAGCATGTACCTGCAGAGCGGGCCATGGCGTCCTATCGCGACGATCGTTCGAGATGGGATGGACTTATGCAGCGCAACCAGATGCAGGCGGCTGCTTTCGGTTTTCGCGGCACGCCCTCCTTCGTCGTCGGCACCACGCTCTTCGGTGGCGCGATCGATCGGGAAACGCTCGAAGCCGCGATTGCCGCCACGCGGCGAGGCTGA
- a CDS encoding L,D-transpeptidase, giving the protein MAPTRRKVLAGGAAAALLPSALAAQNYQPVMEPHVVTLRHPLPPHELHVFPDHFRLYWTLPEGRAWVYPIRVGRDDLYEAGAFYVGAKKEWPSWMPTPGMIEREPELYEPYAEEGMEGGPDNPLGARALYLFQEGRGDTFLRIHGTNDPRTIGRAVSNGCAGLTNEHIVQLYEQVPMNTRVVLYPKMGSDAFVDG; this is encoded by the coding sequence ATGGCTCCCACACGCCGAAAAGTTCTCGCGGGCGGCGCAGCAGCTGCCCTCTTGCCCAGTGCGCTCGCCGCGCAGAACTACCAGCCGGTGATGGAGCCGCATGTGGTGACGCTTCGTCATCCGTTACCGCCCCACGAACTGCACGTCTTTCCCGATCACTTTCGCCTTTACTGGACGCTGCCAGAGGGCCGCGCCTGGGTCTATCCGATCCGGGTCGGACGCGACGACCTCTATGAGGCGGGCGCATTCTATGTCGGGGCCAAGAAGGAATGGCCCTCATGGATGCCGACGCCCGGCATGATCGAGCGCGAGCCCGAACTCTACGAGCCCTACGCGGAAGAGGGGATGGAGGGCGGTCCCGACAACCCGCTCGGGGCCCGCGCGCTCTATCTCTTTCAGGAAGGGCGCGGCGACACGTTCCTCAGGATCCACGGCACGAACGATCCGCGCACGATCGGGCGCGCGGTGTCGAACGGCTGTGCGGGCCTCACGAACGAGCACATCGTGCAGCTTTATGAACAGGTGCCGATGAACACGCGCGTCGTCCTCTACCCAAAGATGGGATCGGATGCGTTCGTCGACGGCTGA
- a CDS encoding class I SAM-dependent methyltransferase, which produces MPDWDTRYTSDGYLFGTEPATVLPRQAAHLPTTGRALCVADGEGRNAVWLAERGIGVTAFDASPVAVEKARRLAADRGQNVEFQVADAESFNWPDAAFDVVVGIFIQFAQPAERLRMFDAMKRSTRPGGIILLHGYTPKQLEFGTGGPPHPDHLYTERMLRDAFSDWRIVTLDAFEADLAEGTAHVGRSAVIDLIARRPA; this is translated from the coding sequence ATGCCCGACTGGGATACGCGATATACAAGTGACGGCTACCTTTTTGGAACGGAACCCGCCACCGTCCTGCCGCGCCAGGCGGCACATCTGCCGACCACCGGGCGCGCGCTCTGCGTCGCCGACGGCGAGGGGCGGAACGCCGTCTGGCTGGCCGAGCGTGGCATTGGTGTCACCGCCTTCGATGCGTCTCCCGTTGCGGTGGAAAAAGCCCGTCGCCTTGCAGCCGATCGAGGACAGAACGTCGAGTTCCAAGTGGCGGATGCGGAAAGCTTTAACTGGCCCGACGCTGCCTTCGATGTTGTCGTGGGCATCTTCATACAGTTCGCCCAACCCGCGGAACGCTTGCGGATGTTCGATGCTATGAAGCGCAGCACGCGCCCCGGCGGAATCATCCTCCTCCACGGTTACACGCCGAAGCAGCTCGAGTTCGGCACCGGCGGACCGCCCCATCCGGACCATCTCTATACCGAGCGGATGCTGCGCGACGCCTTTTCCGACTGGCGGATCGTGACCCTCGACGCCTTCGAGGCCGACCTTGCCGAGGGCACGGCCCATGTCGGCCGCTCCGCCGTGATCGACCTCATCGCCCGCCGCCCGGCCTGA
- a CDS encoding TlpA disulfide reductase family protein translates to MSAVQIGPLLFDGDRFAAIMAALAFAIVAGLVARWRGADVPVFGLLIAWVVFARIGFVVENWETFSQHPFEIFAVWQGGFSVRTGTIGLLGTALVFAIRRSGMVAPVISGTLAAAFAGAITPFLIASDGGSGLPDTPFLAYEGPPVVLSERAGRPLAINLWATWCPPCRREMPMMMDVASRAEGVDVVFANQAETPPRIAGFLDDVDLPGEGILLDPEGDLLGGLGAMGLPTTLFYDADGRLVAAHTGEISRAEFTSRLEDLGGEIQ, encoded by the coding sequence ATGAGCGCCGTGCAGATCGGACCCCTCCTCTTCGACGGCGACCGCTTCGCCGCGATCATGGCGGCCCTCGCCTTTGCGATCGTCGCCGGGCTCGTTGCACGATGGCGCGGCGCGGACGTGCCGGTCTTCGGCCTGCTCATCGCCTGGGTCGTCTTCGCGCGGATCGGATTCGTGGTTGAGAACTGGGAGACCTTTTCGCAGCATCCATTCGAGATCTTCGCCGTCTGGCAGGGCGGATTCTCCGTCCGGACGGGAACGATCGGTCTTCTTGGCACAGCCCTTGTCTTCGCCATTCGTCGATCCGGAATGGTCGCACCGGTCATATCCGGCACCCTTGCAGCGGCGTTCGCCGGAGCGATCACGCCGTTCCTGATCGCTTCCGATGGCGGTAGCGGCCTGCCCGATACCCCGTTCCTTGCCTATGAAGGCCCACCGGTCGTGCTCTCGGAACGTGCCGGACGCCCGCTCGCCATCAATCTCTGGGCCACGTGGTGCCCGCCCTGCCGTCGCGAGATGCCGATGATGATGGACGTCGCCTCCCGGGCCGAAGGCGTCGATGTGGTCTTCGCCAATCAGGCCGAGACGCCGCCCCGGATCGCCGGATTCCTCGACGATGTGGACCTCCCCGGCGAGGGCATCCTGCTCGACCCCGAGGGTGATCTTCTCGGTGGTCTGGGAGCGATGGGGCTTCCGACGACGCTCTTCTACGATGCGGACGGCCGGCTCGTCGCGGCCCATACGGGCGAGATCTCCCGCGCGGAGTTCACATCACGCCTCGAAGACCTCGGAGGAGAAATACAGTGA
- a CDS encoding L,D-transpeptidase has product MIRPILALAASLVLAACARPGPDVATIPVSPRIDPGILQMYGAVDDGETIIPAVDARFLSERNARQEVDYWTYETPGSIVVDPYERFLYYILQDNRAIRYGIAVGEAGRQFDGEAVIPYQRDWPSWTPTENMISREPELYAPHAGGMEGGLDNPLGARALYLHQGGRDTLYRIHGTSQPWTIGQAASSGCIRLYNQDIVDLADRVRSGTRVVVLSPEESGRGTRPPGSLPPTQIGTELY; this is encoded by the coding sequence GTGATCCGACCCATCCTCGCGCTTGCGGCTTCTCTTGTTCTCGCAGCCTGTGCCCGCCCCGGACCGGATGTCGCAACGATCCCGGTTTCGCCCCGGATCGATCCCGGAATCCTGCAGATGTACGGGGCGGTCGACGATGGCGAGACGATCATTCCCGCCGTCGACGCGCGGTTCCTGTCGGAGCGCAATGCGCGTCAGGAAGTGGACTACTGGACCTACGAAACACCCGGATCCATCGTCGTCGACCCCTACGAGCGGTTCCTTTACTATATCCTGCAGGACAACCGGGCGATCCGCTACGGCATCGCGGTGGGGGAGGCAGGCCGTCAATTCGACGGTGAGGCGGTGATCCCCTATCAGCGCGACTGGCCGTCCTGGACACCGACCGAGAACATGATCTCGCGCGAGCCGGAACTCTACGCGCCGCATGCCGGCGGCATGGAGGGCGGGCTCGACAATCCGCTCGGGGCGCGCGCGCTTTATCTTCACCAGGGCGGACGCGACACGCTCTATCGCATCCATGGCACGTCACAGCCATGGACGATCGGTCAGGCCGCCTCGTCGGGCTGCATACGGCTCTACAACCAGGACATCGTCGATCTGGCCGACCGCGTCCGAAGCGGTACACGCGTCGTCGTCCTCTCGCCCGAGGAATCGGGGCGCGGAACGCGCCCGCCGGGGTCACTTCCCCCAACCCAAATCGGAACGGAGCTTTACTGA
- a CDS encoding TIGR01244 family sulfur transferase — protein MDVKKLDHRISVGPQIAATDLDDLKARGFRSIIVNRPDGEDDDQPAFAEIEVAAREQGLEARHIPVETGKISDAEVAAFAKALEELPGPIFAHCRSGTRSATLWALSQAGHRPMADILARGKAAGFDLNPVARRIANGGRVPTDTGDAKYDVVIVGGGAAGIAVAASLQSRRSGLSVAIVEPAEVHYYQPGWTMVGAGIFTADDTAKTTGALIPKGVTWIKDAVAAFEPEKNAVVLEGCRVVNYDRLVVCPGLKLDWNAVEGLGETLGRNGVTSNYRYDLAPYTWELVQKMRGGTALFTQPPMPIKCAGAPQKAMYLSADHWHRQGRLKDIDIHFANAGGVLFGVKDYVPALMEYVKKYDATLDFFHNLVAVDGPARKATFKVTKAGEEPTTREMAFDMLHVCPPQTAPDFIRVSPLADDAAGWVDVDQHTLRHKTYDNVWSLGDVMNAPNAKTAAAARKQAPTVAENIVADIKGSSAVAAYDGYGSCPLTVERGKIVLAEFGYGGTLLPTFPKWVLDGTRPTKLAWMLKAQILPPIYWQGMLKGREWLAAPGLAQQDAPTERA, from the coding sequence ATGGACGTGAAGAAACTTGACCACCGGATCTCGGTCGGACCGCAGATCGCAGCGACCGACCTGGACGACCTGAAAGCGCGCGGTTTCCGCTCGATCATCGTGAACCGCCCCGACGGTGAGGATGACGATCAGCCTGCCTTCGCGGAAATCGAGGTGGCCGCACGGGAGCAGGGCCTGGAGGCGCGTCACATCCCGGTCGAGACCGGAAAAATCTCGGATGCCGAGGTCGCGGCTTTCGCCAAGGCGCTCGAGGAACTGCCGGGGCCGATCTTTGCCCATTGCCGGTCGGGTACGCGGTCCGCCACGCTCTGGGCGCTGAGCCAGGCAGGTCATCGCCCGATGGCCGACATCCTCGCGCGCGGAAAGGCGGCCGGTTTCGACCTGAACCCCGTCGCGCGGCGGATCGCCAATGGCGGCCGCGTGCCGACCGATACGGGCGACGCGAAGTACGATGTGGTCATCGTGGGCGGCGGGGCCGCGGGCATCGCGGTGGCGGCCTCGTTGCAGTCCCGCCGCTCGGGCCTTTCCGTCGCCATCGTCGAACCGGCGGAGGTGCATTACTACCAGCCGGGTTGGACCATGGTCGGTGCCGGCATCTTCACCGCCGACGACACAGCGAAAACCACGGGCGCGCTGATCCCGAAGGGCGTCACCTGGATCAAGGACGCGGTCGCGGCCTTCGAGCCGGAGAAGAACGCCGTGGTGCTCGAAGGCTGTCGGGTCGTGAACTACGATCGGCTCGTGGTCTGCCCGGGGCTGAAGCTCGACTGGAACGCGGTCGAAGGCTTGGGAGAGACGCTGGGCCGGAACGGCGTGACCTCGAACTATCGTTACGACCTCGCGCCCTATACGTGGGAGCTCGTGCAAAAGATGCGGGGCGGGACGGCTCTCTTCACCCAGCCGCCCATGCCGATCAAGTGCGCCGGTGCGCCGCAGAAGGCGATGTATCTGTCCGCCGACCATTGGCACAGGCAGGGGCGGCTCAAGGACATCGACATTCATTTTGCCAATGCCGGCGGCGTGCTTTTCGGGGTCAAGGATTACGTGCCCGCGCTGATGGAGTACGTGAAGAAGTACGACGCCACGCTCGACTTCTTCCATAACCTCGTCGCTGTGGACGGGCCCGCGCGAAAGGCGACGTTCAAGGTAACGAAGGCAGGCGAGGAGCCGACAACGCGCGAGATGGCGTTCGACATGCTCCATGTCTGCCCGCCGCAGACGGCACCCGACTTCATCCGCGTCTCGCCACTGGCCGACGATGCCGCCGGCTGGGTGGACGTCGACCAGCACACCCTGCGCCACAAGACCTACGACAACGTCTGGTCACTCGGCGACGTGATGAACGCGCCGAACGCCAAGACGGCCGCCGCCGCCCGCAAGCAGGCCCCGACCGTGGCCGAGAACATCGTGGCGGACATCAAGGGTAGCTCGGCGGTCGCCGCCTATGACGGGTATGGCTCCTGCCCGCTGACGGTGGAGCGGGGCAAGATCGTGCTGGCCGAATTCGGGTATGGCGGCACCTTGCTCCCGACCTTTCCGAAGTGGGTTCTCGACGGCACGAGGCCCACGAAGCTCGCATGGATGCTCAAGGCGCAGATATTGCCGCCGATCTATTGGCAAGGCATGCTCAAGGGCCGCGAATGGCTGGCTGCCCCGGGCCTCGCACAGCAGGACGCGCCGACCGAACGGGCATAA
- a CDS encoding hydrogen peroxide-inducible genes activator, producing the protein MTTLRQLRFLVALEETCSFSQAAGRCNVTQSTFSAGIRELEDALGVQVAERTRQNVSMTPLGTDLAARGRDILASVADLEDHAAREAGTGGALLRMGVIPTVGPFILPRALPLIRARLPGLKVSLREELTDSLVESLLAGRLDLVLMALPHPVPARVETRTLFEDSYHLATRLDHPLANAGSVEGEDLNGRRLLLLDRGHCLQRHALSAFPEALLSEDESFAATSLPTLAAMVEEGLGITLLPDLAIAAGAVTGQHLSLTALRGARPRQIVLAWRKSSARSETFEQIGASLTEARDTLFAEAHLPD; encoded by the coding sequence ATGACCACGCTTCGCCAATTGCGGTTTCTCGTGGCCCTCGAGGAGACATGCAGCTTCTCGCAGGCCGCCGGGCGCTGCAATGTCACCCAGTCCACCTTCTCGGCGGGGATCCGGGAATTGGAGGACGCTCTCGGCGTTCAGGTCGCCGAACGGACGCGGCAGAACGTATCCATGACGCCCCTCGGGACCGATCTCGCTGCCCGAGGACGGGATATTCTAGCCTCCGTGGCCGATCTCGAGGATCATGCCGCGCGCGAGGCGGGGACCGGCGGCGCGCTCCTGCGCATGGGGGTGATCCCCACCGTCGGCCCTTTCATCCTGCCGCGCGCCCTGCCGCTGATCCGTGCGCGGCTGCCGGGGCTCAAGGTCTCGCTGCGCGAGGAACTGACGGACAGCCTTGTGGAGTCGCTGCTGGCCGGTCGGCTCGACCTCGTCCTGATGGCCCTGCCGCATCCCGTCCCGGCGCGCGTGGAAACCCGCACCCTGTTCGAGGACAGTTACCACCTCGCCACGCGGCTGGACCATCCGCTCGCCAATGCCGGGTCCGTGGAGGGCGAGGACCTGAATGGACGGCGTCTCCTCCTTCTCGACCGGGGGCATTGCCTCCAGCGCCATGCGCTTTCCGCCTTCCCCGAGGCGCTTCTCAGCGAGGATGAGAGCTTTGCCGCGACCAGCCTGCCCACGCTCGCGGCCATGGTGGAGGAGGGGCTGGGTATCACGCTGCTGCCGGACCTCGCCATCGCCGCAGGCGCGGTGACCGGGCAGCATCTCTCCCTCACCGCGCTTCGCGGGGCACGACCGCGGCAGATCGTGCTTGCCTGGCGCAAGAGTTCCGCCCGGTCCGAAACGTTCGAACAGATCGGAGCGTCCCTGACCGAGGCCCGTGATACGCTTTTCGCCGAGGCGCATTTGCCGGATTGA
- a CDS encoding L,D-transpeptidase: protein MSSRINRRHLLIGVSAIGAGLAAPAIAQTGGLRRNASSFTMPDWRDHFDDLGVATLISDTTSRAVHYWSGDGADYRIYPTSVPMSDELTKRGYTEIVRKKVGPDWTPTQSQRERFGWEYMPPGPDNPLGTHAMYLGWPAYLIHGTHDTRKIGRPSSDGCIGLYNHQIEELFGICPVGTQVRVI, encoded by the coding sequence ATGAGTTCCAGGATCAACCGCCGTCACCTTCTGATCGGGGTTTCCGCGATTGGTGCGGGTCTCGCCGCGCCGGCTATCGCCCAGACAGGCGGCCTTCGCCGCAACGCGTCGAGCTTTACCATGCCCGATTGGCGCGACCATTTCGACGATCTGGGCGTCGCCACGCTCATCTCGGACACGACATCGCGGGCCGTCCACTACTGGAGCGGCGACGGCGCGGATTACCGCATCTACCCTACCTCCGTCCCGATGTCGGACGAGCTGACCAAGCGCGGCTATACCGAGATCGTGCGCAAGAAAGTCGGTCCCGACTGGACCCCCACCCAATCGCAACGCGAGCGCTTCGGCTGGGAATACATGCCGCCGGGGCCCGACAATCCACTTGGGACGCACGCCATGTATCTCGGCTGGCCCGCCTATCTCATCCACGGCACCCACGACACGCGCAAGATCGGGCGACCTTCCTCCGACGGCTGCATCGGGCTCTACAATCACCAGATCGAGGAATTGTTCGGCATCTGCCCCGTCGGCACGCAGGTGAGGGTGATCTGA